In Lactuca sativa cultivar Salinas chromosome 5, Lsat_Salinas_v11, whole genome shotgun sequence, the DNA window TATGACCTTGGATTCTTCTGGTAGGGGCCAGCAGGGCCGTGGCCGATGTGCCAAGTGCGGTAATCCGTACAGTGGAACCTGCCGAGTAGCATGCTCGGGATATTATGCATGTGGCGAGTCGGGCCACTTGAGTagggactgccccaagaagggcttgatttggTTTCTCTGTAACGGGactggccataaaaaggccgattgtcaGAGGTTGCGAGGAGGTGGACAAGCGGTGGCGGCACCTGCGCCCGCCACAATGAGGATCACTAATGGCCGCCCTGCTAAGGTGGATACTCTTGCAGTGAAGAGTCgtgcattccagttgactaccgaggaggctcgggcatCGCTAGACATTGTGGCTAGTATGTATTTTAGTTTTCCTGCTTATTATTGATTTTTATATCTTATGTGTATATATGCGCTCCTTTATAGGGACATTTTTGGTTAATGGTATGTCGGATCATGTTCTTTTTGATTCAGGAGCTACCCGATcgttcgtatctcttgcgcttagcaagaagttccgggACGCTCCGGGAATGCTGGATTCCCCGCTTGAGGTTGACATTGCTGACGACCACACTGTGGGTGTTGCGAGGGTATATTGGGATCATGTCCTGAATGTGTTTTGGGAGAGGTTTCGGGTTGATCTGGTACAAATATTTGTGAGTGTTGAAGGTGATAgtcgggatggactggttggggacCAATGGGTCCATGACAGATTATGAGCGCCAGATGGTGagagttcaaaccccaagtgggggagaactagttattaaTGGAGGGAGGACCGCGTAGGGGCCAACCCTCTGTTCAGCTGCGAGGGCTAGAAGACTTCTTCATCAGGGATGTTCAGGATTCTTGGTGTATGTGTCACATATGAGGGTTGAGGCCCCGACAGATTTGGGAAGTGTACCAGTTGTACAAGATTATCAtaatgtctttcccgaggagtttcaTGGGGTGCCTCTAAAGAGGCAAGTAGATTTTCTTATTGATTTGGTGTCGGGTTCTactccgatagctaaggcaccataCCGGCTATCTCTCCTCGAGATGCAGGATCTGTCTACGTAGCTTCAGGGGCTACTAGAGCGAGGGTTCATTCGTATGAGTAGTTCCTTGTTGGGAGCACtgatcctatttgtgaaaaaggatgggtcacacatgatttttgttgattatcgggagctgaacaagttaatggtgaaAAACTAATATTCtctccgaggatcgatgatttgttcgatcagctacagggtgcatcttggttttccaagattaatctttggtcagggtaccatcaaatgAGGATTCGAGATGaggatattgttggattaatgtctaagtccataactataattggtaagacttgacccgacccggcatggtccatctgggttgcatggcatcatgcacttggatagactaaaatgagagaaatagcacttaaggtttattaatatattataagttctaataaattaatagagattatttgattagtattgatcaagaattaatctagaattaattaagtgatcaaaagaagactaattaaatatatgggttgattgtgtaaatcatccatacttatattgtgggctaatgctccatggattatcaagttgggctcaaacccattggatgctccatggatgctccatggtgtatttgaacccatggatccaaggaaatggaaagccatgacaattagggtttaccctaattgtaacaactatataagcatcttattgatgtgagaaatcggccactagatatgcatagagggcaagccgattcttgaagtgttctaatttctctctaagttattccaagtgcttatggtgttgtgtgaaccatttgaggtgtcacacttggggcactaggaactcaagcttcatgaagacaagcaccgacaaaagagaaaacatagatccaaggtatatagggttgcatgtacacttaggagtgttagattgctcaaaacccaacagtagtatcagagccaggtttgttttcttgttgtacttgcttaaactgcttaaaaatcgacttttggtgctgtctgcccaacagactcgccgagtccatgaagggaatcgacgagtccaaggaaaaatgcatccaactcgccgagtttgttcatgcactcgacgagttggacccccagacaacatattttcgagttttggtgctggaattggtcttgaatcattacctttgactgttttgggcttataaaacttgttttgaatgtggtaatgattattttaaaccaatttcaatgttataataaaagtttcaagtttatatgtgttcatgttattcttgaaaattgttgattatgaatgatcatgcttatgagttttgctagatcataggaattgtgtgcaaattgtttgttgatataattcatgatcttgctgaaaattgtatggagttcataacatgtcctcaagttatgaattttcaagaattttatgtttccttgatttatgagttagtttagattgataatgaaaaattatgttttagttgttttcaatccatattagtctaaaagaagttcataaaatatgtttttgtaacttgtcttcaagttatgtgaaaagtcatatttatgaatcttaaaaactcataaaagttttgtaggttacataaaatgtaagagtttttccattaaatagtataatgactccataacttgtcctcaagttatggatgttgaagagacacttctttaaagtgttttttaaagaataagaggttacattaaaatgaagagtcttcattttaatgaaccattaaactcgtaagttatgatttaaagagtcttgaaatagtttcaaaacttgccctcaagttttggaatttgaaaaagttactcctcatgtatactttaattccaaattgaacaatgaaattttaaaaagtttaaaaatcaacccttatactattattataattttaattatatagatatgtataagaggaagtcaatcttaccgttagtaggcctcattcacgaagccagtctataagggggtataaggttactgcctataaaatggcagtttaatgggtgtccactctcacccaccgcttccttgactggtggagggtcgttagccgaacgggtaggaatggactataattctcccttcattaaaagtataatgaaaaatactaagtaactaaacacttataaattcccaatcttagttacttaggaaaatgtgaaaaggtgttagcccataaaattacactttgtaccttatctagtcgttagtggagcgtgcgtggttaaccgacacactaacatggactagtaagagtagcaaagggtgacttgactttattatagatcggtggagcgtgtgtggttaaccggcacatcgattaggtaatattgttaagggtaccaagtcaatttgtatggttattcacaccttgtttgtgatcctcggcatcccagtcacaaatatgagagggcacaatcgagattcaaacatgccattgaaaagttcaatgtatctcataagatctaggagtttcaaaaccaataaaacctaataataaaatatttcgttttcatggtggaaattggtaaatcgtcatttacctaccttcaactattttataatttggattacggcatccctcttccagttataaataggttgtagGGTCCTTGccgtaatatttcatattgggtgttatattaaggactttaaataaactaacttgaatttctcccattatagatttctagtttagacagctatggtcttcccaaatctttaggaacaagcttcctaatgaagatgatatcccaaatcgcaatgaaggtgaaagatcaatccctttgttgggcatttgtgggactagaaatcatacttcacttcatccacctcctccaataaatctccctaccccacaagttttaagacttgataagttctaagtcactcaatccctattggcaagcaaagtctatatgtgcttagatcttggggattaagccacatattgacaagtcgggagagtcgggtgtcgaagtctcggggtagctggctgctgacttggttcttcagtcactccctgatgacaggtcgcgacaagacccttaatgatcttacctatttgcttgatgatgct includes these proteins:
- the LOC111881832 gene encoding uncharacterized protein LOC111881832, which gives rise to MTWAEFVSRFDMEFAPSIEVQRLAREFQELQQTTEIVVQMTANFRERALMTPQYAMDEDMRMTRYHSMLKDDICDYVSFIGCKTLNEMFEKAYEREIELELCTKRNPEQVQEAASQAKKSMTLDSSGRGQQGRGRCAKCGNPYSGTCRVACSGYYACGESGHLSRDCPKKGLIWFLCNGTGHKKADCQRLRGGGQAVAAPAPATMRITNGRPAKVDTLAVKSRAFQLTTEEARASLDIVARTFLVNGMSDHVLFDSGATRSFVSLALSKKFRDAPGMLDSPLEVDIADDHTVGVARVYWDHVLNVFWERFRVDLVQIFVSVEGKANVVANALSQKTVGSPIGNVCLRMMVVSSLLHMIKKAQVERLKKDNWKI